The Actinoplanes sp. N902-109 genomic interval CGCCGGTTGCGGTCGTCGGTTGCGGTCGCCGATGCCGATGCCGACAGAGCCATCGCGGCTGTCCGTGACACCGGCACGGGTTGGCGAACGGTCACCGGTGGGGTCGGATCTGGGGACGCGCTGGATTCGGTCCGAGGCGCTCGACGGGCGCCGTCCACCTTGCCGACGAGGCCACCGGCATTCCGGATCTCGCCGTCGTCGTGCACTGTCTTGTTTGACCACCCATCGCTTGGGGTGTACCTCGAACCTGCGCTGATCCGCAGGCCTACGCACGATTTCGATCACCATGTGCAAGGTGCGAGCGGCCCCATCGAGCAGCCGGCCCGCGAAGCCCTGACCCGCGAACACCTAACGGACCGGCGTGAACAGCCACAGGCTCAGCAGCGCCGTCTTGGCGCCGTCGCGGTCCTGCCACGACGTCGCCAGCACCATGATGCTCACGAGCCGGCCGAGAGTGTCGGTAACGATGAACCGCTTACGCCCGTTGACTTTCCTACCCGCGTCATAGCCTCGGGTGTCACGCCCGACGGTGTCGGCCGCCCTCACCGACTGCAAGTCGATCACCCCGGCGGACGGCTCGGCGGCTCGGCCCTCAGCAAGACGGACCTACTCGCGCAGCCCGGCCAGGAACGGACCTGCTCGCGTAGCCCGGCCAGGAACGGACCTGCTCGCATAGCCCAGCCGGAACGGACCTGCTCGCGTAGCCCAGCCGGAACGGACCTGCTCGCATAGCCCGGCCAGGAACGGACCTGCTCGCATAGCCCAGCCGGAACGGACCTGCTCGCATAGCCCGGCCAGGAACGGACCTGCTCGCATACCCCAGCCGGAACGGACCTGCTCGCATAGCCCAGCCGGAACGGACCTGCTCGCATAGCCCAGCCGGAACGGACCTGCTCGCATAGCCCAGCCGGAACGGACCTGCTCGCATAGCCCAGCCGGAACGGACCTGCTCGCATAGCCCAGCCGGAACGGACCTGCTCGCATAGCCCAGCCGGAACGGACCTGCTCGCATAGCCCAGCCGGAACGGACCTGCTCGCATAGCCCAGCCGGAACGGACCTGCTCGCATAGCCCAGCCGGAACGGACCTGCTCGCATAGCCCAGCCGGAACGGACCTGCTCGCATAGCCCGGCCAGGAACGGACCTGCTCGCATAGCCCAGCCGGAACGGACCTGCTCGCGTAGCCCAGCCGGAACGGACCTGCTCGCATAGCCCGGCCAGGATCCGCTCGGTGACGCCGGGTTCCTTCCATCGCTTGAACCAGCCATACACGGTCTGCCAGGGCGCGAAGTGCCCCCGGCAGCTGCCGCCACGAACACCCCGGCCGGTCGATGCATAAGATCGCACTCACGATGTCGCGGAACGCATGCACCGGGACCCGCCCGGCTCCCTGATCAGCGCAGCATCGGCTCGATGATCACCCACTGCTCATCAGTCAGGTCAAAGGGATGGCCCACAACCTGACCCTGCCGCGACTATCGAAATCGCCGCGGGCACGCCGTCCGGAATCCCTCAAAATACTCACTGAGGGGTGGTGAGCGGCCGGACGCCACCGGGCACGGCGTTGGTCGGATGTGTGCGGGTGCTCGCCGAGTCACCCGAAGCCCGGCGCGAATGACAGCTGCGCGCCGGGCGCGGCAGCATGAAGTCAGCCCGAAACGGCCAAGCGCGCAACCGGCCAAGCGCGCAACCGGCCAAGCGCGCAAGCGGGCACGCGCGCAACCGGCCAGGGGGCGCAAGCGGGCACGCGCGCAAGCGGGCAGGAGCGTAAGCGGGCATGCGCCTGAGCGGCACAGGCGCCTGAGCAGCTGGCGGCCTGAGCGGCCAGCTGCGCGAGCAGTCGCGCGCCCGTGCACCTAGCCCGCCCAAGCGACCCCGCGCCCAGGCACCCAGCAGCCCAAGCGCCCGGCCGCGCGAGCGGCCGGGCGGGTGGGGTGGGTCAGGCGCCGGAGGTTACGCGGTAGGCGTCGAAGACGCCGTCGACCTTGCGGACGGCGGCTACCAGGTGGCCCAGGTGTTTGGGGTCGGCCATCTCGAAGGTGAAGCGGCTGACCGCCACCCGGTCGCGGGTTGTGGTGACCGTGGCCGAGAGGATGTTGACGCGCTCCTCCGAGAGCACCCGGGTGACGTCCGCCAGGAGCTTGTGCCGGTCGAGCGCCTCGACCTGGATGGCGACCAGGAAGGTGGAGGCCGAGGTGGGTTTCCAGCTGACCTCGACCACACGCTCGGGCTGGGCGCGCAGGTCCTCGGCGTTGGCGCAGTCCTCGCGGTGGACGCTGACGCCGCCGGAGCGGGTGACGAAGCCGAAGACCGCGTCGCCCGGCACCGGGGTGCAGCAGCGGGCGAGTTTCACCCAGACGTCGCTGACGTCCTTGACCACGACGCCCGGGTCCTGGGCCGAGGTGCGGTTGCGGGGCGGGCGGGTGGCGACGGCGGTTTCGGCGATGTCCTCGACCGCGCCTTCCTCGCCACCGAAGCCGGCCACGAGTTTCTGCACGACCGACTGGGCCGAGACCGTGTTCTCCCCGACCGCGGCGTAGAGCGAGGCCACGTCGGCCAGGTGCAGGTCGCGGGCGATCGTGGTGAGGTTGTCGCTGGTCAGCATGCGCTGCAGGGGCAGGCCCTGCTTGCGCATCGCCTTGACGATGGCCTCCTTGCCGTCCTCGATCGCTTCCTCGCGGCGCTCCTTGTTGAAGTACTGCCGGATCTTGGTGCGGGCGCGGGGGCTCTTGACGAAGCCGAGCCAGTCCTGGGTGGGACCGGCGGTGGCCGACTTGGAGGTGAAGATCTCGATGACGTCGCCGTTGGACAGCGTCGACTCGAGCGGCACGAGCTTGCCGTTGACCCGGGCGCCGATCGTCTTGTGGCCGACCTCGGTGTGCACCGCGTACGCGAAATCGACCGGGGTGGAACCGGTGGGCAGCGGGATGACGTCGCCCTTGGGGGTGAAGACGTACACCTCCTGGCTGCTCAGGTCGAAACGCAGCGCGTCCAGGAACTCGCTGGGGTCGCTGGCCTCGCGCTGCCAGTCGAGCAGCTGGCGCAGCCAGGTCATCTCGTCGATGTGGGCCGGCGGCCCGACGATGGTGGCGCCCTTCTGCTCCTTGTACTTCCAGTGGGCGGCGATGCCGAACTCGGCCGTGCGGTGCATGGCGAACGTGCGGATCTGCATCTCCACCGGCTTGCCGGTGGGCCCGATGACCGTCGTGTGCAACGACTGGTACATGTTGAACTTGGGCATCGCGATGTAGTCCTTGAACCGGCCCGGCACCGGCTGCCAGTTGGCGTGGATGACGCCCAGCGCCGCGTAGCAGTCGCGCACGGTGTCGACCAGGATGCGCACGCCGACCAGGTCGTAGATGTCGCTGAAGTCGCGGCCCCGCACGATCATCTTCTGGTAGATCGAGTACAGGTGCTTGGGCCGGCCGGTGACCTCGGCCTTGATCTTGGCCGACTTGAGGTCGAGCCCGACCCGGTTGGTCACCTGGCGCAGCAGGGCCTCGCGCTGCGGCTGGTGCTCGCCGATGAGCCGGTTGATCTCCTCGAACCGCTTGGGGAACAGGGTGCCGAACGCCAGGTCCTCGAGCTCCCACTTGATCGTGTTCATGCCGAGGCGGTGGGCCAGCGGGGCCAGGATCTCCAGCGTTTCCTTGGCCTTCTGCTCCTGCTTGGCGCGCGGCAGGAAGGTCAGGGTGCGCATGTTGTGCAGCCGGTCGGCGAGCTTGATGACCAGCACCCGGGGGTCCTTGGCCATCGCGACGACCATCTTGCGGATCGTCTCGGCCTTGGCCGCGTCGCCCAGTTTGACCCGGTCGAGCTTGGTGACGCCGTCGACCAGCAGTGCGACCTCGCCACCGAAGTCGGTGCGCATCTGCTCGAGACCGTAGTCGGTGTCCTCGATCGTGTCGTGCAGCAGCGCTGCGACCAGCGTCGTCGTGTCCATGCCCAGGTTGGCCAGGATGGTCGCCACGGCCAGCGGGTGGGTGATGTACGGGTCGCCGGACTTGCGGTACTGCCCCGAGTGCCAGCGGGCGGCGACGTCGAAGGCGCGCTGCAGCGCCCGGCCGTCGGCCTTGGGGTGGCTGGCCCGGTGCGTCGCGATCAGCGGCTCGAGCACCTCGCTGACCTGGGTGCTCTGCCACGGCGCGTTGAACCGGGCGAGCCGGGCCCGTACGCGGCGGCCGGTGGGCGCGCTGGCCAGCCCGAAACCACCGGTCTGGAGGTCGCTGGGCGACAACGGCTGGGTGGCCTCGAGGTCGGGCGGCTGCGCACCGGTCGCGGGCGCCTCCGTGGCCGGGACCGTGATGGGGCGGGACAGCCGCGGCGCGCCGCCGTCAGACCCGCTCCTGGCCGGCCCGGTCGTGCCGGTCCGGGCCGGGGCGGAACCGGTCGTCGGTGAGCCCGTCGGGGCTGAACCGGTCGGGGCTGAACCCGTCGCGGTTGCATCAGCCGGGGCCGAAGTGCTGGGAGTGGTCGGGGTGGATCCGTCGGAAGCCGCGCCGCCATCGGGCGCCGCGCCTGCGGGTGCCGTCGTCGCCGCGTCGTCGCGCGGTTTCGAGGCCTTGGTCGCGTCGGTCGGCTGCACCGTGCCCTCCGTCGGAGGGGCGACGTCGCTGGACACCGGCCTCCTCACGTCGCTTCTGCTCACTCGGTTGGAAACGCAATGCTACCCGCCGGGCTTCCCGGCCGCCGTCGGCCGAGCCGGTAAAGCCCGGCGGCACCCGGGCAGATCAGGATCAAACAGACAGAAGCGCGTGCACCGTACGGTGACCGAGCCGTTCCCGCCCGCCGAGGAAGCCGAGCTCGAGCAGCACGGTGAACCCGGCGATGGCACCGCCGGCCCGTTCCACGAGATCGAGCGCCGCTCCCGCCGTGCCCCCGGTGGCCAGCACGTCGTCGACCACGAGCACCCGCTCCCCGGCGGCGAAGGCGTCCCGGTGGACCTCCAGCGTGGCCTCGCCGTACTCCAGCGCGTAGGAGGCGGCGAACACCTCCCGCGGCAGCTTGCCGGCCTTGCGGATGGGGACCACCCCCTTGCCGGTCGCATAGGCGATGGCCGCCGCCATGACGAAGCCACGGGCCTCGATGCCGGCCACCACGTCGAACGAGCCGGCCCCGTGGTGGGCGATGATCGCGTCGGTGACGTCGCGGAACACCTGTCCGTCGGCGAACAGCGGCATCAGGTCCTTGAAGAGCACGCCGGGCTGGGGGAAGTCCGGCACGTCCAGGACCCGGCTGGCGACCAGCGCGGCCAGGTCCGGGCCGCTGTCCCCCCGTACCGTCTCGGTTGTCTCCGTCACCCGGACAGACTACGGCCCGCCGCCCTGGGCAGGACGGCGGGCCGGAGCAGGTGTGACCGGCGTCAGCGGCGCTTCTGACCGCCGCTGGGACGGTTGCCGGCGCCGCCGCCGCGGTTGGTGGTGCGCTTGCCGGCCGGGCGGGCACCGGGGCGCGGCGTGGTGGTGCCGGGCGTGCCCGCGTACGCCGGGATGTCGGCGGACTCGCTCTCGCCGGCCGTGGTGGACCGGGTGCGCTCGCCGCGGGCCACGTCGCCGGTGCGGCCGGACGCCCGGCGGGCCAGGACCCGGGCGTTGTGCGACTTGATCCGCGGCTCCTGGTCCTTGAGCGCGGCGAGCATCGGCGAGGCGAACATGATGGACGACAGCACGCCCAGGCCCATGCCCACGAACAGCACCAGGCCGAGGTCCTTGAGCGTGCCCGCGCCCAGCAGGCCGGCACCGATGAACAGCAGACCACCGACGGGCAGCAGGGCCACCAGGCCGGTGTTGATCGACCGCATCAGGGTCTGGTTGACCGCGAGGTTGGTGGCCTCGCTGTAGGTGCGCTGGCTGCCCGCGGTGATGCCCCTGGTGTTCTCCTGCACCTTGTCGAACACGACCACCACGTCGTACAGGGAGAAACCGAGGATCGTCAGGAAGCCGATGACCGTCGACGGGGTGACCTCGAAGCCGACCAGCGAGTAGACACCCGCGGTCAGCACCAGGTCGAGCAGCAGCGACGACACCGCCGCCACCGCCATCCGCCACTCGAACCGGATGACCAGGTAGCCCATCACCAGGATCAGGAAGATGACCAGACCGAGGATGGCCTGCCGGGTGACCTGGCCGCCCCAGGCCGCCGAGACCCGGTCGTCACTGATCTTGCCGGCCGGCACGCCCAGATCCTTGACCAGGGCGTTCTTGATCCCGGTCGATTCCTCCTGGCTGAGCTTGCCGGTGCGCACGGTGTAGCTGGCGTCGGCGCCGTTGCCCACCTTCTGCGCGGCGCTGACGTTGGCGTCACCCTCGACCCCGGCGGTGTCCACCGCCCGCTGCACCGCGCTCTGCGCGGCGTCCGTGCTGCCCACCGAGGCCGGCAGGGAGAACTGGGTGCCGCCGGAGAACTCGATGCCGAGGTGGAAGCTGCGGATGAGGAAGCTGCCGAGGGCGATGACGACGAGCGCCGCCGCGATCGTGAACCACAGCTTGCGCCGGCCCACGATGTTGATGTTCGCCTCGCCCCGGTAGAGGCGA includes:
- a CDS encoding adenine phosphoribosyltransferase, encoding MTETTETVRGDSGPDLAALVASRVLDVPDFPQPGVLFKDLMPLFADGQVFRDVTDAIIAHHGAGSFDVVAGIEARGFVMAAAIAYATGKGVVPIRKAGKLPREVFAASYALEYGEATLEVHRDAFAAGERVLVVDDVLATGGTAGAALDLVERAGGAIAGFTVLLELGFLGGRERLGHRTVHALLSV
- the secF gene encoding protein translocase subunit SecF; translated protein: MANGLADRLYRGEANINIVGRRKLWFTIAAALVVIALGSFLIRSFHLGIEFSGGTQFSLPASVGSTDAAQSAVQRAVDTAGVEGDANVSAAQKVGNGADASYTVRTGKLSQEESTGIKNALVKDLGVPAGKISDDRVSAAWGGQVTRQAILGLVIFLILVMGYLVIRFEWRMAVAAVSSLLLDLVLTAGVYSLVGFEVTPSTVIGFLTILGFSLYDVVVVFDKVQENTRGITAGSQRTYSEATNLAVNQTLMRSINTGLVALLPVGGLLFIGAGLLGAGTLKDLGLVLFVGMGLGVLSSIMFASPMLAALKDQEPRIKSHNARVLARRASGRTGDVARGERTRSTTAGESESADIPAYAGTPGTTTPRPGARPAGKRTTNRGGGAGNRPSGGQKRR
- a CDS encoding RelA/SpoT family protein, translated to MSSDVAPPTEGTVQPTDATKASKPRDDAATTAPAGAAPDGGAASDGSTPTTPSTSAPADATATGSAPTGSAPTGSPTTGSAPARTGTTGPARSGSDGGAPRLSRPITVPATEAPATGAQPPDLEATQPLSPSDLQTGGFGLASAPTGRRVRARLARFNAPWQSTQVSEVLEPLIATHRASHPKADGRALQRAFDVAARWHSGQYRKSGDPYITHPLAVATILANLGMDTTTLVAALLHDTIEDTDYGLEQMRTDFGGEVALLVDGVTKLDRVKLGDAAKAETIRKMVVAMAKDPRVLVIKLADRLHNMRTLTFLPRAKQEQKAKETLEILAPLAHRLGMNTIKWELEDLAFGTLFPKRFEEINRLIGEHQPQREALLRQVTNRVGLDLKSAKIKAEVTGRPKHLYSIYQKMIVRGRDFSDIYDLVGVRILVDTVRDCYAALGVIHANWQPVPGRFKDYIAMPKFNMYQSLHTTVIGPTGKPVEMQIRTFAMHRTAEFGIAAHWKYKEQKGATIVGPPAHIDEMTWLRQLLDWQREASDPSEFLDALRFDLSSQEVYVFTPKGDVIPLPTGSTPVDFAYAVHTEVGHKTIGARVNGKLVPLESTLSNGDVIEIFTSKSATAGPTQDWLGFVKSPRARTKIRQYFNKERREEAIEDGKEAIVKAMRKQGLPLQRMLTSDNLTTIARDLHLADVASLYAAVGENTVSAQSVVQKLVAGFGGEEGAVEDIAETAVATRPPRNRTSAQDPGVVVKDVSDVWVKLARCCTPVPGDAVFGFVTRSGGVSVHREDCANAEDLRAQPERVVEVSWKPTSASTFLVAIQVEALDRHKLLADVTRVLSEERVNILSATVTTTRDRVAVSRFTFEMADPKHLGHLVAAVRKVDGVFDAYRVTSGA